One window of the Branchiostoma lanceolatum isolate klBraLanc5 chromosome 3, klBraLanc5.hap2, whole genome shotgun sequence genome contains the following:
- the LOC136429311 gene encoding prokineticin Bo8-like: protein MIIALLHVLFLARSMTAGLVLTGACETDTDCMGARGEGWCCAKWNPGSTLSVCKKLGVVRDMCHTTVESVPYPFDGIRQFWRCPCEESLECVPITSETSIGRCGGSDAAVSKRGNVTSAESLYEQLRQLIFVEQLEITGLTAIPNRE, encoded by the exons ATGATCATCGCTCTCCTTCACGTCTTGTTTCTAGCCAGGAGTATGACAGCGGGGCTGGTGCTGACCGGG GCGTGTGAGACTGACACGGACTGCATGGGTGCCCGCGGAGAAGGCTGGTGCTGCGCCAAGTGGAACCCCGGCTCCACCCTGTCTGTGTGCAAGAAGCTGGGGGTGGTCAGGGACATGTGCCACACGACGGTGGAATCTGTTCCTTATCCCTTCGACGGCATACG GCAGTTCTGGCGCTGCCCGTGCGAGGAGAGTCTGGAGTGTGTGCCGATTACGTCAGAGACCAGTATCGGGCGATGCGGTGGGTCTGACGCCGCTGTGTCCAAGCGCGGGAACGTCACATCCGCCGAATCCTTGTACGAGCAGCTACGTCAACTCATTTTTGTCGAGCAATTGGAAATAACTGGTCTAACAGCGATCCCGAATCGGGAATAA
- the LOC136429312 gene encoding uncharacterized protein isoform X2, translating to METGKSHRSSVLSTYVPPSWAASLSGIPQWKVKLGMCSTPIHRWEVPGLPDDVELFIKREDMTGCALSGNKVCKLEFQLAEAIRTGCSVIIGCGSRDSNQCRSTAVAARRLGLESHFLIKSGDMGPESLGWQSNILLQRLVGAHLYIVHISDWTEKAVIARMDRLADDIRKRTGKKAYIIPPSGYDLPGLYGYFSVFQDLISQGLFDKYDDLVGPSAAGAMFAGLAIANHLTGAKIKCHGIQVTYPEEIEHHRLQHVLTDVGLSEIRSHDIIDVISGYQHVDVDADDVEKDYGGIFSVYEKRMQDYLQKKLGTAQVVAWEDGNSVPFVTDAY from the exons CTCGGTATGTGCAGTACCCCAATTCACCGCTGGGAGGTGCCTGGTTTACCAGACGATGTGGAACTCTTCATAAAAAGAGAAGATATGACAGGTTGTGCTTTGTCAGGTAACAAG GTGtgcaaactagagttccaacTGGCAGAAGCCATCCGCACTGGCTGCTCGGTTATCATAGGCTGTGGAAGCCGGGACTCCAACCAGTGCCGAAGTACTGCTGTGGCCGCCAGGCGGCTGGGTCTGGAATCACACTTTCTCATCAAGTCGGGAGACATG GGTCCCGAGTCTCTGGGCTGGCAAAGCAACATATTGCTACAAAGGCTGGTGGGGGCACATCTGTACATTGTTCATATCAGCGACTGGACGGAGAAAGCCGTCATAGCACGCATGGACAGACTGGCAGACGACATCAG GAAAAGGACAGGAAAGAAAGCTTACATAATCCCTCCGAGTGGCTATGACTTACCCGGTCTCTATGGGTACTTCTCTGTTTTTCAAGATCTGATTTCACAG GGCCTTTTTGACAAGTACGATGATCTAGTCGGCCCCTCTGCTGCGGGAGCCATGTTTGCTGGGCTGGCGATCGCAAATCATCTGACAGGCGCCAAAATTAA GTGTCACGGTATTCAAGTCACCTACCCTGAGGAAATTGAGCATCACAGACTACAACATGTTCTCACAGACGTTGGTCTGTCGGAAATACGATCTCACGACATCATCGACGTCATTTCCGGATATCAGCATGTCGACGTTGACGCTGATGATGTAGAGAAGGATTACG GTGGCATTTTCTCCGTGTATGAGAAAAGGATGCAGGACTATCTTCAGAAGAAGCTGGGAACTGCGCAGGTTGTGGCGTGGGAGGACGGAAACAGCGTCCCATTCGTTACTGATGCATACTAG
- the LOC136429312 gene encoding uncharacterized protein isoform X1 yields METGKSHRSSVLSTYVPPSWAASLSGIPQWKVKLGMCSTPIHRWEVPGLPDDVELFIKREDMTGCALSGNKVCKLEFQLAEAIRTGCSVIIGCGSRDSNQCRSTAVAARRLGLESHFLIKSGDMGPESLGWQSNILLQRLVGAHLYIVHISDWTEKAVIARMDRLADDIRKRTGKKAYIIPPSGYDLPGLYGYFSVFQDLISQGLFDKYDDLVGPSAAGAMFAGLAIANHLTGAKIKCHGIQVTYPEEIEHHRLQHVLTDVGLSEIRSHDIIDVISGYQHVDVDADDVEKDYDVVVDVAMATGVILDPHYGARAVRGLLNQLNTNRHRFKGNRLLYIHTGGIFSVYEKRMQDYLQKKLGTAQVVAWEDGNSVPFVTDAY; encoded by the exons CTCGGTATGTGCAGTACCCCAATTCACCGCTGGGAGGTGCCTGGTTTACCAGACGATGTGGAACTCTTCATAAAAAGAGAAGATATGACAGGTTGTGCTTTGTCAGGTAACAAG GTGtgcaaactagagttccaacTGGCAGAAGCCATCCGCACTGGCTGCTCGGTTATCATAGGCTGTGGAAGCCGGGACTCCAACCAGTGCCGAAGTACTGCTGTGGCCGCCAGGCGGCTGGGTCTGGAATCACACTTTCTCATCAAGTCGGGAGACATG GGTCCCGAGTCTCTGGGCTGGCAAAGCAACATATTGCTACAAAGGCTGGTGGGGGCACATCTGTACATTGTTCATATCAGCGACTGGACGGAGAAAGCCGTCATAGCACGCATGGACAGACTGGCAGACGACATCAG GAAAAGGACAGGAAAGAAAGCTTACATAATCCCTCCGAGTGGCTATGACTTACCCGGTCTCTATGGGTACTTCTCTGTTTTTCAAGATCTGATTTCACAG GGCCTTTTTGACAAGTACGATGATCTAGTCGGCCCCTCTGCTGCGGGAGCCATGTTTGCTGGGCTGGCGATCGCAAATCATCTGACAGGCGCCAAAATTAA GTGTCACGGTATTCAAGTCACCTACCCTGAGGAAATTGAGCATCACAGACTACAACATGTTCTCACAGACGTTGGTCTGTCGGAAATACGATCTCACGACATCATCGACGTCATTTCCGGATATCAGCATGTCGACGTTGACGCTGATGATGTAGAGAAGGATTACG atGTTGTCGTAGACGTCGCTATGGCAACAGGTGTCATCTTGGACCCGCACTACGGTGCCAGGGCGGTCCGGGGGCTCCTGAACCAGTTGAACACTAACCGTCACAGGTTCAAGGGCAACAGGCTCTTATACATCCACACAG GTGGCATTTTCTCCGTGTATGAGAAAAGGATGCAGGACTATCTTCAGAAGAAGCTGGGAACTGCGCAGGTTGTGGCGTGGGAGGACGGAAACAGCGTCCCATTCGTTACTGATGCATACTAG
- the LOC136430937 gene encoding transmembrane emp24 domain-containing protein 4-like, which yields MWPSVMKTLLFSVLYLSCTSALYFHIGETEKKCFIEEIPDETMVVGKYKTQLFDKTINDYLPSSPGVGMHVEVRDPDDKVLLSKAYSSEGRFTFTSHTPGEHVICLYSNSTKWGLFAGGKLRVHLDIQVGEHAIDYSQIAAKDKLTELQLRVRQLLDQVEQIQKEQNYQRYREERFRLTSESTNQRVLWWSIAQTIILLVTGFWQMRHLKSFFEAKKLV from the exons ATGTGGCCGTCCGTCATGAAAACTCTCCTGTTCTCAGTCCTCTACCTCTCTTGCACTTCTGCGCTGTATTTCCACATCGGGGAGACAGAGAAGAAATGTTTTATAGAAGAAATTCCGGACGAGACCATGGTAGTAG GAAAGTACAAAACACAGCTTTTTGACAAGACGATCAACGACTACCTTCCGTCCAGTCCGGGCGTGGGGATGCACGTGGAAGTCCGTGACCCAGACGACAAGGTCCTCCTGTCCAAGGCGTACAGTTCGGAGGGGCGATTCACCTTCACCTCACACACCCCAGGGGAACATGTCATCTGTCTGTACAGCAACTCCACCAAGTGGGGGCTGTTTGCTGGAGGGAAACTG AGGGTGCATCTGGACATCCAGGTGGGCGAACATGCCATTGACTACTCCCAGATCGCTGCCAAGGACAAGCTGACGGAGCTGCAGCTGCGAGTACGACAGCTGCTGGACCAGGTGGAACAGATCCAGAAGGAACAGAACTATCAAAGG TATCGTGAGGAGCGTTTCCGCCTGACCAGCGAGAGTACAAATCAGCGAGTGCTGTGGTGGTCCATCGCTCAGACCATCATCCTTCTGGTCACTGGCTTCTGGCAGATGAGGCATCTCAAGAGCTTCTTTGAGGCCAAGAAACTTGTATAA